One window from the genome of Anaerococcus sp. Marseille-Q7828 encodes:
- the celB gene encoding PTS cellobiose transporter subunit IIC — protein sequence MFEFLEKYFMGPLTKLSQYKLVRAIQAAGMASISFITIGSLFLVINVLPQVIPGLAGFYANTFDKITPLYMLANVATMGIITLYFLVVIGFEYTRLIAEEEDIPLSPISGMLLSLFGFFMLVPQLVSGPEGITKLMDPENGIINGWTIGDAPARFGSTGIFTAIIVSYVVINIYKFFIKRDIRIKMPDSVPEGVANSFSALIPVVVISILFILVNGILVSFGTDVFGLIAIPFGFVANLTGSWIGMIIIIFFIQALWSVGIHGATIIGSILTPIYLYNMEQNAGGAHIPLAGEFMNAFAYNGGSGATLGLVLMMVFIAKSDQFKLLGKAAIVPGIFQINEPIIFGLPMVYNPHFIVPFILSPMVSGTIAYFAIRSGLVMPVIAQQPWPTPVGINGFIATGGDWKGLVLSLVCAVANTLVYYPFFKKRDNELYREQLAAEKNIDLEDVKINEETNEVYVDDKVTTKEQVINKNEEVIDKNEKIVIESDIDKDK from the coding sequence ATGTTTGAATTTTTAGAAAAATATTTTATGGGCCCTTTAACAAAACTTTCTCAGTATAAGTTAGTTAGAGCCATACAAGCGGCCGGCATGGCTTCAATATCATTTATTACAATTGGTTCATTGTTTCTAGTTATAAATGTACTACCGCAAGTAATACCAGGACTTGCAGGATTTTATGCAAATACATTTGATAAGATTACCCCGCTATATATGCTAGCAAATGTTGCTACAATGGGTATTATTACCCTATATTTCTTGGTGGTTATAGGTTTTGAATATACGAGATTGATTGCAGAAGAGGAAGATATTCCACTATCACCTATTTCTGGTATGCTTTTATCCTTATTTGGATTCTTTATGCTTGTGCCACAATTAGTATCAGGCCCTGAAGGGATCACAAAGTTAATGGATCCAGAAAATGGAATCATAAATGGTTGGACAATAGGAGATGCACCAGCAAGATTTGGTTCAACAGGTATCTTTACAGCAATTATAGTATCCTATGTAGTAATTAATATTTATAAATTCTTTATCAAACGAGATATAAGAATAAAAATGCCAGACAGCGTTCCTGAAGGAGTTGCTAACTCATTCTCAGCTTTAATACCAGTAGTAGTAATTTCAATTTTATTTATATTAGTAAATGGTATCCTAGTATCATTTGGAACAGACGTATTTGGACTTATTGCTATACCTTTTGGATTCGTGGCAAACTTAACAGGCTCATGGATAGGTATGATTATTATTATATTCTTCATCCAAGCTTTATGGTCAGTAGGTATTCACGGAGCTACTATAATAGGTTCTATACTTACACCAATATATCTATACAATATGGAACAAAACGCTGGTGGAGCACACATACCACTAGCTGGTGAATTTATGAACGCCTTTGCTTATAATGGTGGTTCTGGTGCAACCCTTGGTCTTGTTCTAATGATGGTATTTATTGCTAAATCAGACCAATTCAAATTATTAGGGAAAGCTGCGATAGTGCCAGGTATATTCCAAATAAACGAACCAATTATATTTGGTTTACCAATGGTTTATAACCCACACTTCATCGTTCCTTTCATATTATCACCAATGGTATCAGGAACTATAGCATACTTTGCTATAAGATCAGGCTTAGTAATGCCAGTAATAGCTCAACAACCATGGCCAACACCAGTAGGTATCAATGGATTTATCGCAACAGGTGGTGACTGGAAGGGTTTAGTATTATCTTTAGTATGTGCAGTTGCCAATACTTTAGTTTATTATCCATTCTTCAAAAAACGTGACAATGAACTATATCGCGAACAATTAGCAGCAGAGAAAAATATTGACCTTGAAGATGTAAAAATAAACGAAGAGACTAATGAAGTTTATGTTGATGATAAAGTAACAACAAAAGAACAAGTAATCAATAAGAATGAAGAAGTAATTGATAAGAACGAAAAAATAGTCATTGAATCTGATATAGATAAGGATAAGTAA
- a CDS encoding 6-phospho-beta-glucosidase has protein sequence MALREDFLWGGATAANQCEGAYDVDGRGLANVDLSPVGEDRQAIITGKMKMFDFDDEHFYPAKGSIDMYHRYKEDIALFAEMGFKVYRFSIAWTRIFPKGDESEPNEAGLKFYEDLIDECLKHGIEPLITITHFDFPMHLVHEYGGWKNRKIIDLYQNLVTAIFTRFKGKVKYYLTFNEINVILEAPFMGAGLYLGDEENPKKAMYQAIHHELVASALATKIAHEIDPDAKIGCMLASTPHYPFSSNPEDIFAAQRVNWDNYFFIDVQSRGYYPTYKLKELERANLMPEMEEGDLDILRENTVDFISFSYYTTRTVKSTGFDKNGNITYEVVENPYLDRTDWGWEIDPLAFRTTLNNLWDKYQKPLFVVENGLGVVDEADENGYVEDDYRINYLRDHIKQMKDAVELDGVNLLGYTTWGPIDLVSAGTGEMKKRYGFIYVDRDNYGNGTLKRTKKKSFDWYKKVIASNGEDLD, from the coding sequence ATGGCTTTAAGAGAAGATTTCTTATGGGGTGGAGCTACAGCTGCAAACCAGTGTGAAGGTGCTTATGACGTCGATGGGAGAGGTCTTGCCAATGTTGATCTATCTCCTGTTGGTGAAGATAGACAAGCTATAATCACTGGAAAAATGAAGATGTTCGACTTTGATGATGAACACTTCTACCCAGCCAAAGGCTCTATAGATATGTATCATAGATACAAAGAAGATATAGCACTTTTTGCAGAAATGGGCTTTAAAGTTTATAGATTTTCCATAGCTTGGACTAGAATTTTCCCAAAGGGTGATGAGAGCGAGCCTAATGAAGCAGGACTTAAATTTTATGAGGATTTGATAGATGAGTGTCTAAAACATGGCATAGAACCACTAATCACTATAACTCACTTCGATTTCCCAATGCATCTAGTACATGAATATGGCGGATGGAAGAATAGAAAAATAATAGATTTATATCAAAATTTAGTAACAGCTATATTTACTAGATTCAAGGGCAAAGTTAAATACTATCTAACCTTTAACGAAATAAATGTAATCCTAGAAGCTCCATTTATGGGTGCTGGTCTATACTTAGGAGATGAAGAAAATCCTAAGAAAGCAATGTATCAAGCAATCCACCATGAACTTGTTGCTAGTGCTCTTGCAACAAAGATTGCCCACGAGATAGACCCAGATGCTAAAATTGGGTGTATGTTGGCTTCAACTCCACATTATCCATTTAGTTCAAACCCAGAAGATATTTTTGCAGCTCAAAGAGTAAATTGGGACAACTACTTCTTCATAGATGTACAATCTAGAGGATATTATCCAACTTACAAATTAAAAGAGCTTGAAAGAGCGAACCTAATGCCTGAGATGGAAGAAGGAGACCTTGATATACTTCGTGAAAACACAGTAGACTTTATTTCATTTTCCTACTACACAACAAGAACCGTTAAATCGACAGGTTTTGATAAAAATGGAAATATAACCTATGAAGTAGTTGAAAATCCATACCTTGATAGAACAGACTGGGGATGGGAGATTGACCCTCTTGCATTTAGAACAACTCTAAATAATCTCTGGGATAAATATCAAAAACCACTATTTGTTGTAGAAAATGGTTTAGGAGTAGTAGATGAAGCTGATGAAAATGGCTATGTAGAAGATGATTATAGAATAAATTACCTAAGAGATCATATAAAACAAATGAAAGATGCAGTTGAACTTGATGGGGTTAACCTACTTGGCTACACAACTTGGGGACCAATTGATCTAGTATCAGCTGGAACTGGAGAAATGAAGAAGAGATATGGTTTCATCTATGTAGATCGTGACAATTATGGTAATGGAACTTTAAAAAGAACAAAGAAAAAATCATTTGATTGGTACAAAAAAGTCATAGCTTCTAACGGAGAAGATTTAGACTAA
- a CDS encoding 6-phospho-beta-glucosidase has product MKDGLKIVTIGGGSSYTPEIIEGFIDRYETLPVKEIWLVDIEEGKEKLEIVGALAKRMIKKAGVGIDLHLCLDRREALKDADFVTTQIRVGQIDARIKDERIPLELGMIGQETNGAGGMFKALRTVPVILDIIKDMEELCPDAWMINFSNPAGMITEAAINVGGWKKAIGLCNAPIGMQMEVGKYLGVDYRDIQMQILGLNHHYFATDFLVDGLSQIDKIIDLYTGKTTGPITMKNIDAEKFSDEFIRAIRAIPNPYIKYYVNSSQMLAEELEAFKTNTVRAEEVKRIEHDLMEKYKDPNLCEKPKELELRGGAYYSLAACELINSIYNDKGDIQYVNTLNGEAIDNFDSQYVIECAAKITKDGPIPLKIGKGDYKLMGTINTIKAFEKMTVEAAVSGDRDLAIAALTLNPLVPSEDLAIKVFDRLLEAHKEYLPRFCD; this is encoded by the coding sequence ATGAAAGATGGTCTTAAGATTGTAACAATTGGTGGGGGGTCTTCCTATACGCCAGAGATAATTGAAGGTTTCATTGATAGATACGAGACTTTGCCTGTAAAAGAAATCTGGCTTGTCGATATCGAAGAAGGCAAAGAAAAGCTTGAAATAGTTGGCGCCTTGGCAAAAAGAATGATTAAGAAAGCAGGAGTAGGGATAGACCTACACCTTTGCTTGGATAGACGAGAAGCACTAAAAGATGCGGACTTTGTAACGACCCAAATCCGTGTTGGACAAATAGATGCAAGAATAAAAGATGAGAGAATACCATTAGAACTTGGCATGATTGGTCAAGAGACAAATGGGGCTGGCGGTATGTTTAAAGCCCTAAGAACTGTTCCTGTAATACTTGATATCATAAAGGATATGGAAGAACTTTGCCCAGATGCTTGGATGATCAATTTTTCAAATCCGGCTGGAATGATTACAGAGGCTGCCATAAATGTTGGAGGTTGGAAGAAGGCCATAGGTCTTTGCAATGCTCCTATAGGTATGCAGATGGAAGTTGGCAAATATTTGGGTGTCGATTACAGGGATATTCAAATGCAAATCCTAGGCCTAAACCATCATTACTTTGCGACAGATTTCTTAGTTGATGGCCTAAGCCAGATAGATAAAATAATCGACCTATATACAGGTAAAACTACTGGACCTATAACTATGAAAAATATAGATGCAGAGAAGTTTTCTGATGAATTTATCAGAGCAATAAGAGCTATACCAAACCCTTATATTAAGTACTATGTCAACAGCTCACAAATGTTGGCAGAAGAGCTAGAAGCTTTCAAAACAAACACTGTTAGGGCAGAAGAAGTCAAGAGAATTGAGCACGACTTGATGGAAAAATACAAAGACCCGAATCTTTGTGAAAAGCCAAAAGAGCTGGAGCTAAGAGGTGGGGCTTATTATTCGCTTGCAGCCTGTGAACTTATAAATTCTATTTATAATGACAAAGGAGACATCCAATACGTAAATACATTAAATGGAGAAGCTATAGATAATTTTGATTCCCAATATGTTATCGAATGTGCAGCAAAAATCACCAAAGACGGCCCAATCCCCCTAAAAATTGGCAAAGGCGATTACAAGCTTATGGGAACTATAAACACAATCAAGGCATTTGAAAAGATGACAGTAGAAGCTGCTGTTAGTGGAGATAGGGACCTTGCCATTGCAGCACTTACACTAAATCCTCTAGTTCCAAGCGAAGACCTTGCTATAAAAGTTTTTGATAGATTGCTTGAGGCTCACAAAGAATATTTGCCTAGATTTTGTGATTAA
- a CDS encoding PTS cellobiose transporter subunit IIB, translating to MVSKKVLLICLGGMSSSLMAKSTNESLKKQGYDIAIDAVSSTVDDKILTSDSYKLVLISPQIRMKYDEFKRKADKFGKKIVQVPIDAYAPVEPSMTKLTSLILESL from the coding sequence ATGGTAAGCAAAAAAGTACTTTTGATTTGCCTAGGAGGAATGAGTAGTTCACTAATGGCAAAGAGCACAAACGAATCTTTAAAAAAACAAGGATATGACATTGCAATAGATGCCGTCTCTTCAACAGTCGATGATAAGATTTTAACAAGTGATAGCTATAAGCTAGTTCTAATTAGTCCACAAATCAGAATGAAATATGATGAATTTAAGCGAAAGGCTGATAAATTTGGCAAAAAGATAGTTCAAGTTCCTATTGATGCCTACGCACCTGTGGAACCATCAATGACAAAACTTACAAGCTTGATATTAGAAAGTTTATAA
- a CDS encoding histidine phosphatase family protein, giving the protein MRKLYLVRHGQTLFNLRGKTQGWCDSPLTELGIKQAKITRGFFEDNNIKIDEVYSSTSERAIDTASIISDLPIKTLKGLKEWNFGKMEGEPEDLQKVPRHEGQMTHENFFVPFGGESDVELLERFSGTIDDIVENSHAENILCVSHGGALWVYYLSKVAEKDNEDAQYFGNCCILEFNISDDNEIKYVDIHNPAKGKN; this is encoded by the coding sequence ATGCGAAAACTATATCTAGTCCGTCATGGACAAACGCTCTTTAACTTAAGAGGAAAAACTCAAGGATGGTGTGATTCGCCACTAACAGAACTCGGTATAAAACAAGCAAAAATCACACGAGGATTTTTTGAAGATAATAATATAAAAATTGATGAAGTTTATTCATCAACATCTGAAAGAGCTATTGATACTGCAAGCATTATATCAGACTTGCCAATCAAAACATTGAAGGGTCTTAAAGAATGGAATTTTGGAAAGATGGAGGGAGAACCAGAAGACTTACAAAAAGTCCCGCGCCATGAAGGGCAAATGACCCATGAAAATTTCTTTGTCCCTTTTGGTGGAGAATCAGATGTAGAACTGCTAGAAAGATTCTCTGGTACAATAGATGATATTGTAGAAAATTCTCATGCAGAAAATATATTGTGTGTATCCCATGGAGGAGCCTTGTGGGTATATTACCTATCCAAGGTAGCAGAAAAAGATAACGAAGATGCCCAGTATTTTGGCAACTGCTGCATACTAGAATTTAATATAAGTGATGACAATGAGATTAAATATGTAGATATTCACAATCCAGCTAAGGGTAAGAACTAA
- a CDS encoding alpha/beta hydrolase, with the protein MIGKIILIILFIILIALIIGANHLVNKACLRKYYMTDDPIKISKEENKKAKQEISANKARLSKIEDYYMDIMSPCTIKSFDGLKLYGKYIKNDTSNNWVILVHGYTADAKSMLSLADEYYKKGFSILAPDQRAHGQSEGAYTSFGIKEKEDMKARISWIKEMDKEAKIIVHGESMGAATTMFLAADNPDNLVAFIEDCGYTSFYAMQIDQLKGDLGVLVYPITFIANIIGKIRFSSDFYKSNIDSMKNTKIPGLFIHGKSDRLVPVKMCFDLYKAHKGKKSLYTPTPADHAECKFYDQDEYFRQIFEFLEGLGIRD; encoded by the coding sequence ATGATAGGGAAAATAATACTTATAATCTTATTTATAATTCTAATAGCATTAATAATAGGGGCAAATCACCTAGTAAACAAGGCTTGCCTTAGAAAATATTATATGACAGACGACCCCATCAAAATAAGCAAGGAAGAAAACAAAAAAGCTAAGCAAGAAATAAGTGCAAATAAGGCAAGGCTCTCAAAAATAGAAGATTACTATATGGACATAATGTCTCCTTGCACCATTAAAAGTTTTGACGGCCTAAAACTATATGGCAAGTACATAAAAAATGATACTTCTAACAATTGGGTCATTTTAGTCCACGGCTACACAGCAGACGCCAAATCCATGCTAAGCCTAGCAGATGAATACTACAAAAAAGGATTTTCAATACTAGCTCCTGACCAAAGAGCCCACGGCCAAAGTGAAGGAGCTTACACAAGCTTTGGAATCAAAGAAAAAGAAGATATGAAAGCACGGATTTCTTGGATTAAAGAAATGGACAAAGAAGCTAAAATCATTGTCCACGGCGAATCAATGGGAGCAGCGACAACTATGTTTCTTGCAGCTGACAATCCAGATAATCTAGTAGCTTTCATAGAAGATTGTGGCTACACAAGTTTTTATGCCATGCAAATCGACCAACTAAAAGGCGATTTAGGAGTCTTGGTATATCCCATTACTTTTATAGCAAATATAATAGGTAAAATCAGATTCTCCAGTGATTTTTATAAATCCAACATAGACTCCATGAAAAACACAAAAATTCCAGGCCTCTTCATTCACGGCAAATCAGATAGACTCGTCCCAGTAAAAATGTGCTTCGACCTCTACAAGGCCCACAAAGGCAAAAAATCCCTATACACCCCAACTCCAGCCGACCACGCCGAATGCAAATTCTACGACCAAGACGAATACTTTAGGCAAATATTTGAGTTTTTGGAAGGTTTGGGAATAAGAGATTGA